One genomic region from Carassius auratus strain Wakin unplaced genomic scaffold, ASM336829v1 scaf_tig00032568, whole genome shotgun sequence encodes:
- the LOC113080906 gene encoding cold shock domain-containing protein E1-like isoform X5, whose protein sequence is MGSPWKGFVEFTLPASPPAAFVSADLNSTSPVGLSLSPYDRSCPTTPYLHLKMEASDTPVAAPTPSTSSQPIPRSASVSCHVSRASGGKKQKRTPLYQRSMSFDPSLLHNNGHGGFANGTSMGIRETGVVEKLLASYGFIQCSERQARLFFHCSQYNGNLQELKIGDDVEFEVSSDRRTGKPVAVKLVKIKAEMLPEERISGQVVSAIPSHLDGKSAPGQVPTGSVCYERNGEVFYLTYTPEDIEGNVNLDTGDKVSFYMETNKHTGAVSAHNIVLVKKKQSRCQGVVCATKEAFGFIERGDVVKEIFFHYSEFKGDLEALQAGDDVEFTIKERNGKEVATDVRLLPQGTVIFEDISIETFEGTVTKVIPKVPTKNQNDPLPGRISARINFTDKELLFGEKDTKSKVTLLEGDHVQFNISTDRRDKLERATNIDILPGTFHFTKESREMGVIAAMRDGFGFIKCVDRDARMFFHFSEVLEESQLHISDEVEFTVVPDMLSAQRNHAVRIKKLPKGTVSFHTQSELRFVGVVEKEAVPATTTKSSSPSKGKEKKKDKGKVEKEAEEGLIAYEESGVKNTLPYYIKDLEGGAYPQVGDKVEFSISEVKRTGQQSAVSLKILNRAVGTKRLQGYIATLKDNFGFIETSNHDQEIFFHYSEVCGDVDNMDLGDTVEYTLSKGKGNKISAEKVTKVAAVNDLGEDVSNTVFLGKVVRPIRSVDPSQTDYQGLIELTEEEASKDQSYPFGIVGMANKGDCLQKGEMVKFQLCTVAQTGQKMACNIVPQRRALVECVKDQFGFITYEVGESKKLFFHVKEVQDGLELQAGDEVEFSVILNQRTGKCSACNVRRVSEGPKPVATPRPDRLVNRLKSITLDDTNAPRLVIIRQPRGPDNSKGFNVERKPRQPGVTD, encoded by the exons ATGGGTAGTCCCTGGAAAGGTTTTGTTGAGTTTACCTTGCCGGCGTCACCACCTGCAGCGTTCGTTAGTGCTGACCTGAACAGCACCTCACCTGTCGGGCTCAGCCTGTCACCCTACGACCGATCT TGTCCTACCACCCCTTACCTTCACCTGAAGATGGAGGCCTCTGATACCCCTGTTGCTGCCCCTACCCCTTCCACCTCAAGCCAACCAATCCCCCGCTCCGCTTCAGTCTCATGCCATGTTTCTCGTGCATCAGGGGGCAAAAAGCAAAAGCGGACCCCCTTATATCAGCGATCC ATGAGTTTTGACCCCAGTCTGCTGCATAATAATGGCCATGGTGGCTTTGCCAATGGAACAAGCATGGGCATTCGTGAGACGGGAGTAGTTGAAAAGCTGCTAGCATCATATGGCTTCATTCAGTGCTCTGAGAGACAGGCCCGCCTCTTCTTCCACTGCTCTCAGTACAACGGCAACTTGCAGGAGCTAAAGATTGGAG ATGATGTGGAGTTTGAGGTGTCGTCTGATAGACGCACTGGCAAACCAGTTGCGGTGAAGCTGGTAAAAATCAAGGCAGAAATGTTGCCCGAAGAGCGAATTTCTGGGCAG GTAGTGTCAGCTATCCCTTCTCACTTGGATGGGAAGTCCGCACCTGGCCAAGTGCCCACAGGCAGTGTGTGTTATGAGAGGAATGGA GAAGTGTTTTATTTGACCTATACCCCTGAGGATATTGAAGGCAATGTCAATTTAGATACTGGAGATAAAGTCAGTTTTTACATGGAGACCAACAAGCA TACTGGTGCTGTTAGTGCTCACAACATTGTATTGGTAAAGAAGAAACAGTCAAGATGTCAGGGAGTCGTTTGTGCTACCAAG GAGGCCTTTGGATTCATTGAACGAGGGGATGTTGTGAAAGAAATCTTCTTCCACTACAGTGAGTTTAAAGGAGATCTGGAGGCTCTACAAGCTGGAGATGATGTGGAATTCACcattaaagaaagaaat GGCAAGGAAGTGGCCACAGATGTGAGACTGTTGCCTCAGGGCACTGTTATATTTGAGGACATCAGTATTGAGACTTTCGAGGGCACTGTCACCAAGGTTATTCCCAAGGTCCCCACCAAGAATCAG aACGACCCGCTGCCGGGGCGAATCAGTGCCAGAATTAATTTCACTGACAAAGAGCTGCTATTCGGGGAGAAGGACACCAAGTCCAAAGTGACGCTGCTGGAGGGTGACCATGTCCAATTCAATATATCCACCGACCGTCGAGACAAACTGGAGAGAGCGACAAACATCGACATCCTCCCTGGAACTTTCCATTTCACAAAGGAGAGTCGTGAAATG GGTGTGATAGCTGCCATGCGTGATGGTTTTGGATTCATCAAATGTGTGGACCGTGATGCCCGAATGTTCTTCCATTTCAGCGAAGTTCTGGAAGAGAGCCAACTGCACATTTCTGATGAAGTGGAATTCACCGTTGTCCCT GACATGTTGTCTGCCCAAAGGAACCATGCCGTGAGGATCAAAAAGCTGCCCAAGGGCACAGTGTCGTTCCACACTCAATCTGAGCTGCGTTTTGTGGGTGTGGTGGAGAAAGAAGCTGTGCCTGCTACCACCACCAAGAGCTCCAGCCCCAGCAAGGGCAAAGAGAAG AAAAAAGACAAG GGTAAAGTTGAAAAG GAAGCAGAGGAAGGCTTGATTGCGTATGAAGAAAGTGGAGTGAAGAACACTCTTCCCTACTATATTAAGGACCTAGAGGGAGGTGCTTACCCACAGGTTGGAGACAAG GTGGAGTTCTCCATCAGTGAGGTGAAACGCACCGGACAGCAAAGTGCAGTGTCCCTCAAGATCCTAAATCGTGCTGTAGGCACCAAGAGGCTTCAGGGATACATAGCAACACTGAAGGATAACTTTGGCTTCATAGAAACCTCCAATCATGACCAGGAGATATTTTTCCACTACAG TGAGGTGTGTGGGGATGTGGATAATATGGACCTGGGAGATACAGTGGAGTACACACTGTCCAAGGGCAAAGGAAACAAAATCAGTGCTGAAAAGGTCACCAAAGTTGCAGCTG tgaatGATCTAGGAGAAGATGTGAGTAATACAGTGTTCCTGGGGAAAGTGGTTCGGCCCATACGCAGTGTGGACCCTTCTCAGACTGATTATCAAGGCCTTATTGAGCTCACAGAGGAAG AAGCCAGCAAGGATCAGAGTTATCCTTTCGGCATCGTTGGTATGGCCAATAAAGGTGACTGTCTGCAGAAGGGTGAGATGGTCAAGTTTCAGTTGTGTACAGTGGCCCAGACAGGACAAAAGATGGCCTGCAATATTGTGCCTCAGCGTAGAGCCCTGGTGGAGTGCGTCAAAGATCAG tttGGTTTCATCACATACGAAGTTGGAGAGAGCAAGAAGCTGTTTTTCCATGTGAAGGAGGTTCAGGATGGTCTGGAGCTCCAGGCCGGTGATGAAGTGGAGTTTTCAGTTATCCTGAACCAACGCACAGGCAAATGCAGTGCCTGCAATGTTCGCAGAGTCAG tGAGGGTCCAAAGCCAGTAGCAACACCTCGACCTGACAGACTGGTCAATCGCTTGAAGAGCATCACTCTTGATGACACCAACGCCCCTCGTCTCGTTATTATCAGACAGCCTCGTGGCCCAGACAATTCAAAG GGCTTCAATGTTGAGAGGAAACCCCGCCAACCTGGAGTTACTGACTGA
- the LOC113080906 gene encoding cold shock domain-containing protein E1-like isoform X4 — protein sequence MGSPWKGFVEFTLPASPPAAFVSADLNSTSPVGLSLSPYDRSCPTTPYLHLKMEASDTPVAAPTPSTSSQPIPRSASVSCHVSRASGGKKQKRTPLYQRSMSFDPSLLHNNGHGGFANGTSMGIRETGVVEKLLASYGFIQCSERQARLFFHCSQYNGNLQELKIGDDVEFEVSSDRRTGKPVAVKLVKIKAEMLPEERISGQVGPDLHASPLTVLHGFIHPVVSAIPSHLDGKSAPGQVPTGSVCYERNGEVFYLTYTPEDIEGNVNLDTGDKVSFYMETNKHTGAVSAHNIVLVKKKQSRCQGVVCATKEAFGFIERGDVVKEIFFHYSEFKGDLEALQAGDDVEFTIKERNGKEVATDVRLLPQGTVIFEDISIETFEGTVTKVIPKVPTKNQNDPLPGRISARINFTDKELLFGEKDTKSKVTLLEGDHVQFNISTDRRDKLERATNIDILPGTFHFTKESREMGVIAAMRDGFGFIKCVDRDARMFFHFSEVLEESQLHISDEVEFTVVPDMLSAQRNHAVRIKKLPKGTVSFHTQSELRFVGVVEKEAVPATTTKSSSPSKGKEKEAEEGLIAYEESGVKNTLPYYIKDLEGGAYPQVGDKVEFSISEVKRTGQQSAVSLKILNRAVGTKRLQGYIATLKDNFGFIETSNHDQEIFFHYSEVCGDVDNMDLGDTVEYTLSKGKGNKISAEKVTKVAAVNDLGEDVSNTVFLGKVVRPIRSVDPSQTDYQGLIELTEEEASKDQSYPFGIVGMANKGDCLQKGEMVKFQLCTVAQTGQKMACNIVPQRRALVECVKDQFGFITYEVGESKKLFFHVKEVQDGLELQAGDEVEFSVILNQRTGKCSACNVRRVSEGPKPVATPRPDRLVNRLKSITLDDTNAPRLVIIRQPRGPDNSKGFNVERKPRQPGVTD from the exons ATGGGTAGTCCCTGGAAAGGTTTTGTTGAGTTTACCTTGCCGGCGTCACCACCTGCAGCGTTCGTTAGTGCTGACCTGAACAGCACCTCACCTGTCGGGCTCAGCCTGTCACCCTACGACCGATCT TGTCCTACCACCCCTTACCTTCACCTGAAGATGGAGGCCTCTGATACCCCTGTTGCTGCCCCTACCCCTTCCACCTCAAGCCAACCAATCCCCCGCTCCGCTTCAGTCTCATGCCATGTTTCTCGTGCATCAGGGGGCAAAAAGCAAAAGCGGACCCCCTTATATCAGCGATCC ATGAGTTTTGACCCCAGTCTGCTGCATAATAATGGCCATGGTGGCTTTGCCAATGGAACAAGCATGGGCATTCGTGAGACGGGAGTAGTTGAAAAGCTGCTAGCATCATATGGCTTCATTCAGTGCTCTGAGAGACAGGCCCGCCTCTTCTTCCACTGCTCTCAGTACAACGGCAACTTGCAGGAGCTAAAGATTGGAG ATGATGTGGAGTTTGAGGTGTCGTCTGATAGACGCACTGGCAAACCAGTTGCGGTGAAGCTGGTAAAAATCAAGGCAGAAATGTTGCCCGAAGAGCGAATTTCTGGGCAGGTGGGGCCTGACTTGCACGCCTCTCCTTTAACTGTGCTGCATGGTTTTATTCATCCA GTAGTGTCAGCTATCCCTTCTCACTTGGATGGGAAGTCCGCACCTGGCCAAGTGCCCACAGGCAGTGTGTGTTATGAGAGGAATGGA GAAGTGTTTTATTTGACCTATACCCCTGAGGATATTGAAGGCAATGTCAATTTAGATACTGGAGATAAAGTCAGTTTTTACATGGAGACCAACAAGCA TACTGGTGCTGTTAGTGCTCACAACATTGTATTGGTAAAGAAGAAACAGTCAAGATGTCAGGGAGTCGTTTGTGCTACCAAG GAGGCCTTTGGATTCATTGAACGAGGGGATGTTGTGAAAGAAATCTTCTTCCACTACAGTGAGTTTAAAGGAGATCTGGAGGCTCTACAAGCTGGAGATGATGTGGAATTCACcattaaagaaagaaat GGCAAGGAAGTGGCCACAGATGTGAGACTGTTGCCTCAGGGCACTGTTATATTTGAGGACATCAGTATTGAGACTTTCGAGGGCACTGTCACCAAGGTTATTCCCAAGGTCCCCACCAAGAATCAG aACGACCCGCTGCCGGGGCGAATCAGTGCCAGAATTAATTTCACTGACAAAGAGCTGCTATTCGGGGAGAAGGACACCAAGTCCAAAGTGACGCTGCTGGAGGGTGACCATGTCCAATTCAATATATCCACCGACCGTCGAGACAAACTGGAGAGAGCGACAAACATCGACATCCTCCCTGGAACTTTCCATTTCACAAAGGAGAGTCGTGAAATG GGTGTGATAGCTGCCATGCGTGATGGTTTTGGATTCATCAAATGTGTGGACCGTGATGCCCGAATGTTCTTCCATTTCAGCGAAGTTCTGGAAGAGAGCCAACTGCACATTTCTGATGAAGTGGAATTCACCGTTGTCCCT GACATGTTGTCTGCCCAAAGGAACCATGCCGTGAGGATCAAAAAGCTGCCCAAGGGCACAGTGTCGTTCCACACTCAATCTGAGCTGCGTTTTGTGGGTGTGGTGGAGAAAGAAGCTGTGCCTGCTACCACCACCAAGAGCTCCAGCCCCAGCAAGGGCAAAGAGAAG GAAGCAGAGGAAGGCTTGATTGCGTATGAAGAAAGTGGAGTGAAGAACACTCTTCCCTACTATATTAAGGACCTAGAGGGAGGTGCTTACCCACAGGTTGGAGACAAG GTGGAGTTCTCCATCAGTGAGGTGAAACGCACCGGACAGCAAAGTGCAGTGTCCCTCAAGATCCTAAATCGTGCTGTAGGCACCAAGAGGCTTCAGGGATACATAGCAACACTGAAGGATAACTTTGGCTTCATAGAAACCTCCAATCATGACCAGGAGATATTTTTCCACTACAG TGAGGTGTGTGGGGATGTGGATAATATGGACCTGGGAGATACAGTGGAGTACACACTGTCCAAGGGCAAAGGAAACAAAATCAGTGCTGAAAAGGTCACCAAAGTTGCAGCTG tgaatGATCTAGGAGAAGATGTGAGTAATACAGTGTTCCTGGGGAAAGTGGTTCGGCCCATACGCAGTGTGGACCCTTCTCAGACTGATTATCAAGGCCTTATTGAGCTCACAGAGGAAG AAGCCAGCAAGGATCAGAGTTATCCTTTCGGCATCGTTGGTATGGCCAATAAAGGTGACTGTCTGCAGAAGGGTGAGATGGTCAAGTTTCAGTTGTGTACAGTGGCCCAGACAGGACAAAAGATGGCCTGCAATATTGTGCCTCAGCGTAGAGCCCTGGTGGAGTGCGTCAAAGATCAG tttGGTTTCATCACATACGAAGTTGGAGAGAGCAAGAAGCTGTTTTTCCATGTGAAGGAGGTTCAGGATGGTCTGGAGCTCCAGGCCGGTGATGAAGTGGAGTTTTCAGTTATCCTGAACCAACGCACAGGCAAATGCAGTGCCTGCAATGTTCGCAGAGTCAG tGAGGGTCCAAAGCCAGTAGCAACACCTCGACCTGACAGACTGGTCAATCGCTTGAAGAGCATCACTCTTGATGACACCAACGCCCCTCGTCTCGTTATTATCAGACAGCCTCGTGGCCCAGACAATTCAAAG GGCTTCAATGTTGAGAGGAAACCCCGCCAACCTGGAGTTACTGACTGA
- the LOC113080906 gene encoding cold shock domain-containing protein E1-like isoform X6: MGSPWKGFVEFTLPASPPAAFVSADLNSTSPVGLSLSPYDRSCPTTPYLHLKMEASDTPVAAPTPSTSSQPIPRSASVSCHVSRASGGKKQKRTPLYQRSMSFDPSLLHNNGHGGFANGTSMGIRETGVVEKLLASYGFIQCSERQARLFFHCSQYNGNLQELKIGDDVEFEVSSDRRTGKPVAVKLVKIKAEMLPEERISGQVVSAIPSHLDGKSAPGQVPTGSVCYERNGEVFYLTYTPEDIEGNVNLDTGDKVSFYMETNKHTGAVSAHNIVLVKKKQSRCQGVVCATKEAFGFIERGDVVKEIFFHYSEFKGDLEALQAGDDVEFTIKERNGKEVATDVRLLPQGTVIFEDISIETFEGTVTKVIPKVPTKNQNDPLPGRISARINFTDKELLFGEKDTKSKVTLLEGDHVQFNISTDRRDKLERATNIDILPGTFHFTKESREMGVIAAMRDGFGFIKCVDRDARMFFHFSEVLEESQLHISDEVEFTVVPDMLSAQRNHAVRIKKLPKGTVSFHTQSELRFVGVVEKEAVPATTTKSSSPSKGKEKEAEEGLIAYEESGVKNTLPYYIKDLEGGAYPQVGDKVEFSISEVKRTGQQSAVSLKILNRAVGTKRLQGYIATLKDNFGFIETSNHDQEIFFHYSEVCGDVDNMDLGDTVEYTLSKGKGNKISAEKVTKVAAVNDLGEDVSNTVFLGKVVRPIRSVDPSQTDYQGLIELTEEEASKDQSYPFGIVGMANKGDCLQKGEMVKFQLCTVAQTGQKMACNIVPQRRALVECVKDQFGFITYEVGESKKLFFHVKEVQDGLELQAGDEVEFSVILNQRTGKCSACNVRRVSEGPKPVATPRPDRLVNRLKSITLDDTNAPRLVIIRQPRGPDNSKGFNVERKPRQPGVTD, from the exons ATGGGTAGTCCCTGGAAAGGTTTTGTTGAGTTTACCTTGCCGGCGTCACCACCTGCAGCGTTCGTTAGTGCTGACCTGAACAGCACCTCACCTGTCGGGCTCAGCCTGTCACCCTACGACCGATCT TGTCCTACCACCCCTTACCTTCACCTGAAGATGGAGGCCTCTGATACCCCTGTTGCTGCCCCTACCCCTTCCACCTCAAGCCAACCAATCCCCCGCTCCGCTTCAGTCTCATGCCATGTTTCTCGTGCATCAGGGGGCAAAAAGCAAAAGCGGACCCCCTTATATCAGCGATCC ATGAGTTTTGACCCCAGTCTGCTGCATAATAATGGCCATGGTGGCTTTGCCAATGGAACAAGCATGGGCATTCGTGAGACGGGAGTAGTTGAAAAGCTGCTAGCATCATATGGCTTCATTCAGTGCTCTGAGAGACAGGCCCGCCTCTTCTTCCACTGCTCTCAGTACAACGGCAACTTGCAGGAGCTAAAGATTGGAG ATGATGTGGAGTTTGAGGTGTCGTCTGATAGACGCACTGGCAAACCAGTTGCGGTGAAGCTGGTAAAAATCAAGGCAGAAATGTTGCCCGAAGAGCGAATTTCTGGGCAG GTAGTGTCAGCTATCCCTTCTCACTTGGATGGGAAGTCCGCACCTGGCCAAGTGCCCACAGGCAGTGTGTGTTATGAGAGGAATGGA GAAGTGTTTTATTTGACCTATACCCCTGAGGATATTGAAGGCAATGTCAATTTAGATACTGGAGATAAAGTCAGTTTTTACATGGAGACCAACAAGCA TACTGGTGCTGTTAGTGCTCACAACATTGTATTGGTAAAGAAGAAACAGTCAAGATGTCAGGGAGTCGTTTGTGCTACCAAG GAGGCCTTTGGATTCATTGAACGAGGGGATGTTGTGAAAGAAATCTTCTTCCACTACAGTGAGTTTAAAGGAGATCTGGAGGCTCTACAAGCTGGAGATGATGTGGAATTCACcattaaagaaagaaat GGCAAGGAAGTGGCCACAGATGTGAGACTGTTGCCTCAGGGCACTGTTATATTTGAGGACATCAGTATTGAGACTTTCGAGGGCACTGTCACCAAGGTTATTCCCAAGGTCCCCACCAAGAATCAG aACGACCCGCTGCCGGGGCGAATCAGTGCCAGAATTAATTTCACTGACAAAGAGCTGCTATTCGGGGAGAAGGACACCAAGTCCAAAGTGACGCTGCTGGAGGGTGACCATGTCCAATTCAATATATCCACCGACCGTCGAGACAAACTGGAGAGAGCGACAAACATCGACATCCTCCCTGGAACTTTCCATTTCACAAAGGAGAGTCGTGAAATG GGTGTGATAGCTGCCATGCGTGATGGTTTTGGATTCATCAAATGTGTGGACCGTGATGCCCGAATGTTCTTCCATTTCAGCGAAGTTCTGGAAGAGAGCCAACTGCACATTTCTGATGAAGTGGAATTCACCGTTGTCCCT GACATGTTGTCTGCCCAAAGGAACCATGCCGTGAGGATCAAAAAGCTGCCCAAGGGCACAGTGTCGTTCCACACTCAATCTGAGCTGCGTTTTGTGGGTGTGGTGGAGAAAGAAGCTGTGCCTGCTACCACCACCAAGAGCTCCAGCCCCAGCAAGGGCAAAGAGAAG GAAGCAGAGGAAGGCTTGATTGCGTATGAAGAAAGTGGAGTGAAGAACACTCTTCCCTACTATATTAAGGACCTAGAGGGAGGTGCTTACCCACAGGTTGGAGACAAG GTGGAGTTCTCCATCAGTGAGGTGAAACGCACCGGACAGCAAAGTGCAGTGTCCCTCAAGATCCTAAATCGTGCTGTAGGCACCAAGAGGCTTCAGGGATACATAGCAACACTGAAGGATAACTTTGGCTTCATAGAAACCTCCAATCATGACCAGGAGATATTTTTCCACTACAG TGAGGTGTGTGGGGATGTGGATAATATGGACCTGGGAGATACAGTGGAGTACACACTGTCCAAGGGCAAAGGAAACAAAATCAGTGCTGAAAAGGTCACCAAAGTTGCAGCTG tgaatGATCTAGGAGAAGATGTGAGTAATACAGTGTTCCTGGGGAAAGTGGTTCGGCCCATACGCAGTGTGGACCCTTCTCAGACTGATTATCAAGGCCTTATTGAGCTCACAGAGGAAG AAGCCAGCAAGGATCAGAGTTATCCTTTCGGCATCGTTGGTATGGCCAATAAAGGTGACTGTCTGCAGAAGGGTGAGATGGTCAAGTTTCAGTTGTGTACAGTGGCCCAGACAGGACAAAAGATGGCCTGCAATATTGTGCCTCAGCGTAGAGCCCTGGTGGAGTGCGTCAAAGATCAG tttGGTTTCATCACATACGAAGTTGGAGAGAGCAAGAAGCTGTTTTTCCATGTGAAGGAGGTTCAGGATGGTCTGGAGCTCCAGGCCGGTGATGAAGTGGAGTTTTCAGTTATCCTGAACCAACGCACAGGCAAATGCAGTGCCTGCAATGTTCGCAGAGTCAG tGAGGGTCCAAAGCCAGTAGCAACACCTCGACCTGACAGACTGGTCAATCGCTTGAAGAGCATCACTCTTGATGACACCAACGCCCCTCGTCTCGTTATTATCAGACAGCCTCGTGGCCCAGACAATTCAAAG GGCTTCAATGTTGAGAGGAAACCCCGCCAACCTGGAGTTACTGACTGA
- the LOC113080906 gene encoding cold shock domain-containing protein E1-like isoform X7, which translates to MEASDTPVAAPTPSTSSQPIPRSASVSCHVSRASGGKKQKRTPLYQRSMSFDPSLLHNNGHGGFANGTSMGIRETGVVEKLLASYGFIQCSERQARLFFHCSQYNGNLQELKIGDDVEFEVSSDRRTGKPVAVKLVKIKAEMLPEERISGQVGPDLHASPLTVLHGFIHPVVSAIPSHLDGKSAPGQVPTGSVCYERNGEVFYLTYTPEDIEGNVNLDTGDKVSFYMETNKHTGAVSAHNIVLVKKKQSRCQGVVCATKEAFGFIERGDVVKEIFFHYSEFKGDLEALQAGDDVEFTIKERNGKEVATDVRLLPQGTVIFEDISIETFEGTVTKVIPKVPTKNQNDPLPGRISARINFTDKELLFGEKDTKSKVTLLEGDHVQFNISTDRRDKLERATNIDILPGTFHFTKESREMGVIAAMRDGFGFIKCVDRDARMFFHFSEVLEESQLHISDEVEFTVVPDMLSAQRNHAVRIKKLPKGTVSFHTQSELRFVGVVEKEAVPATTTKSSSPSKGKEKKKDKGKVEKEAEEGLIAYEESGVKNTLPYYIKDLEGGAYPQVGDKVEFSISEVKRTGQQSAVSLKILNRAVGTKRLQGYIATLKDNFGFIETSNHDQEIFFHYSEVCGDVDNMDLGDTVEYTLSKGKGNKISAEKVTKVAAVNDLGEDVSNTVFLGKVVRPIRSVDPSQTDYQGLIELTEEEASKDQSYPFGIVGMANKGDCLQKGEMVKFQLCTVAQTGQKMACNIVPQRRALVECVKDQFGFITYEVGESKKLFFHVKEVQDGLELQAGDEVEFSVILNQRTGKCSACNVRRVSEGPKPVATPRPDRLVNRLKSITLDDTNAPRLVIIRQPRGPDNSKGFNVERKPRQPGVTD; encoded by the exons ATGGAGGCCTCTGATACCCCTGTTGCTGCCCCTACCCCTTCCACCTCAAGCCAACCAATCCCCCGCTCCGCTTCAGTCTCATGCCATGTTTCTCGTGCATCAGGGGGCAAAAAGCAAAAGCGGACCCCCTTATATCAGCGATCC ATGAGTTTTGACCCCAGTCTGCTGCATAATAATGGCCATGGTGGCTTTGCCAATGGAACAAGCATGGGCATTCGTGAGACGGGAGTAGTTGAAAAGCTGCTAGCATCATATGGCTTCATTCAGTGCTCTGAGAGACAGGCCCGCCTCTTCTTCCACTGCTCTCAGTACAACGGCAACTTGCAGGAGCTAAAGATTGGAG ATGATGTGGAGTTTGAGGTGTCGTCTGATAGACGCACTGGCAAACCAGTTGCGGTGAAGCTGGTAAAAATCAAGGCAGAAATGTTGCCCGAAGAGCGAATTTCTGGGCAGGTGGGGCCTGACTTGCACGCCTCTCCTTTAACTGTGCTGCATGGTTTTATTCATCCA GTAGTGTCAGCTATCCCTTCTCACTTGGATGGGAAGTCCGCACCTGGCCAAGTGCCCACAGGCAGTGTGTGTTATGAGAGGAATGGA GAAGTGTTTTATTTGACCTATACCCCTGAGGATATTGAAGGCAATGTCAATTTAGATACTGGAGATAAAGTCAGTTTTTACATGGAGACCAACAAGCA TACTGGTGCTGTTAGTGCTCACAACATTGTATTGGTAAAGAAGAAACAGTCAAGATGTCAGGGAGTCGTTTGTGCTACCAAG GAGGCCTTTGGATTCATTGAACGAGGGGATGTTGTGAAAGAAATCTTCTTCCACTACAGTGAGTTTAAAGGAGATCTGGAGGCTCTACAAGCTGGAGATGATGTGGAATTCACcattaaagaaagaaat GGCAAGGAAGTGGCCACAGATGTGAGACTGTTGCCTCAGGGCACTGTTATATTTGAGGACATCAGTATTGAGACTTTCGAGGGCACTGTCACCAAGGTTATTCCCAAGGTCCCCACCAAGAATCAG aACGACCCGCTGCCGGGGCGAATCAGTGCCAGAATTAATTTCACTGACAAAGAGCTGCTATTCGGGGAGAAGGACACCAAGTCCAAAGTGACGCTGCTGGAGGGTGACCATGTCCAATTCAATATATCCACCGACCGTCGAGACAAACTGGAGAGAGCGACAAACATCGACATCCTCCCTGGAACTTTCCATTTCACAAAGGAGAGTCGTGAAATG GGTGTGATAGCTGCCATGCGTGATGGTTTTGGATTCATCAAATGTGTGGACCGTGATGCCCGAATGTTCTTCCATTTCAGCGAAGTTCTGGAAGAGAGCCAACTGCACATTTCTGATGAAGTGGAATTCACCGTTGTCCCT GACATGTTGTCTGCCCAAAGGAACCATGCCGTGAGGATCAAAAAGCTGCCCAAGGGCACAGTGTCGTTCCACACTCAATCTGAGCTGCGTTTTGTGGGTGTGGTGGAGAAAGAAGCTGTGCCTGCTACCACCACCAAGAGCTCCAGCCCCAGCAAGGGCAAAGAGAAG AAAAAAGACAAG GGTAAAGTTGAAAAG GAAGCAGAGGAAGGCTTGATTGCGTATGAAGAAAGTGGAGTGAAGAACACTCTTCCCTACTATATTAAGGACCTAGAGGGAGGTGCTTACCCACAGGTTGGAGACAAG GTGGAGTTCTCCATCAGTGAGGTGAAACGCACCGGACAGCAAAGTGCAGTGTCCCTCAAGATCCTAAATCGTGCTGTAGGCACCAAGAGGCTTCAGGGATACATAGCAACACTGAAGGATAACTTTGGCTTCATAGAAACCTCCAATCATGACCAGGAGATATTTTTCCACTACAG TGAGGTGTGTGGGGATGTGGATAATATGGACCTGGGAGATACAGTGGAGTACACACTGTCCAAGGGCAAAGGAAACAAAATCAGTGCTGAAAAGGTCACCAAAGTTGCAGCTG tgaatGATCTAGGAGAAGATGTGAGTAATACAGTGTTCCTGGGGAAAGTGGTTCGGCCCATACGCAGTGTGGACCCTTCTCAGACTGATTATCAAGGCCTTATTGAGCTCACAGAGGAAG AAGCCAGCAAGGATCAGAGTTATCCTTTCGGCATCGTTGGTATGGCCAATAAAGGTGACTGTCTGCAGAAGGGTGAGATGGTCAAGTTTCAGTTGTGTACAGTGGCCCAGACAGGACAAAAGATGGCCTGCAATATTGTGCCTCAGCGTAGAGCCCTGGTGGAGTGCGTCAAAGATCAG tttGGTTTCATCACATACGAAGTTGGAGAGAGCAAGAAGCTGTTTTTCCATGTGAAGGAGGTTCAGGATGGTCTGGAGCTCCAGGCCGGTGATGAAGTGGAGTTTTCAGTTATCCTGAACCAACGCACAGGCAAATGCAGTGCCTGCAATGTTCGCAGAGTCAG tGAGGGTCCAAAGCCAGTAGCAACACCTCGACCTGACAGACTGGTCAATCGCTTGAAGAGCATCACTCTTGATGACACCAACGCCCCTCGTCTCGTTATTATCAGACAGCCTCGTGGCCCAGACAATTCAAAG GGCTTCAATGTTGAGAGGAAACCCCGCCAACCTGGAGTTACTGACTGA